Genomic DNA from Luteolibacter arcticus:
CCTCCGGCCATCGGCCTTCTCCGGCGTGGGGTTCGGCAGGTAGTCGGTAAAGAAATCGGTGGGGCCGAAGAAGTTCACCACGCATTGGACGCGGCTGCTCACCTTGGCAAAGGCACCGACCCCGCCTTCGAGGCCGGCATCATCGTTGCCGGTTCCGAGCAGTGAGACGAGGTGGCCGCCCGCAGACATTCCGACCACGCCGATATGACTGGCGTCGATGCCATACTCGTCCGCCTTTGCGCGGAGGAAGCGAATGGCCGCCTTGCAATCATGGATCTGTGCCGGCCACTTGGCTTCCTGGGAAAGGCGATAGTTGATCGTGGCGGCCGCATAATCGCCGGTCGCCGTGACCGCGCGGATGACATCGAGCCCGTCCTCCTTGCGGCCGGACTGCCAGCCACCGCCGTGGACGAAGACGATCATCGGCCGCTTCTTCGCCTTGCGGTCCTTCGGCAAGAGGAGGTCAAGCTTCTGGCGCGGGTTGCCGCTGCCAGCGTAGTCGATGTCCTTGAGATGCTCCACCTCGCCGCCGGTCGCGGGTCCGAGGCCGGCTTGGCCGGAGACCGCCTTCATGAACTCCGCACGCGTCACGAAGCCGTCCCCATTGGTATCCACCAGCGGGAATTGCGGGCGGATCTGCTCGGGAACCTCGGAGCGGCTGAGCTTGCCGTCCTTGTTCGCATCGATGGAGGCGAACGGATCGGCTTGGGCGAATGCGGCCGGAGTGAGAAGCAGGAAAAAGAGCCAACGCATGGCGGAGCAAACACTACGGCCGCAGGGCTGTCGCGGGGAAAGTCGATGATCTCCTCACGTAGGCGCATTCGTGAGAATGCGGAGTGGTCCCCGAAAGAGCGCCTTCCCGGTGGCTTCCGCGTTGTCACCAACGTGCCTAGGGAAAAACAAAAACGCCCGGCCTCTCGCGAGGCCGGGCGTTTGAAATTAGCGGTGCCGAATGGCTCAGATCCCCTTCTTCACCACATCGAACAGAAGGTCGATCACGCGGTTGGAGTAGCCCCACTCGTTGTCGTACCAAGCGACCAGCTTGAAGAAGGTCGGGTTCAGCTCGATGGACGAGCCGGCGTCGAAGATCGAGGAGTGCTTGTCGTGGATGAAGTCGGTCGAGACCACTTCGTCTTCGGTGTAGGCGAGGATGCCCTTGAGGTAGGTCTCGGAGGCGGTCTTCAGCGCGGCCTTGATCTCGGTCAGCGAGGTGGCCTTGGTCGTCTTCACCGTGAGGTCGACCACCGACACGGTCGGGGTCGGCACGCGGAAGGACATGCCGGTCAGCTTGCCCTTCACTGCGGGGCAAACCAGCGCGACGGCCTTGGCGGCCCCGGTCGTGGACGGGATGATGTTGATTGCGGCGCTGCGGCCACCCTTCCAATCCTTCTTCGAAGGGCCGTCCACGGTCTTCTGCGTGGCCGTGTAGGAGTGGATGGTGGTCATCAGGCCTTCCTCGATGCCGAATCCTTCCTTGAGCAGGACGTGGACGATCGGAGCGAGGCAGTTGGTGGTGCAGCTCGCGTTGGAGATGATGTGGTGGTTGGCGGGATCGTAGAGCTCGTCATTGACGCCCTGGACGAAGGTGCCGTCTTCACCTTGCGCCGGAGCGGAGATGATGACCTTCTTGGCACCGGCGGTGATGTGGCCGCGGGCCTTGTCGGCAGCGGTGAAAAGCCCGGTGGACTCGATCACGACTTCCACGCCGAGTTCCTTCCAAGGAAGGCCATCGGGAGTGCGTGCGGAGACAACCTTGATCTCGTGGCCGTTGACCACCAGCACGTCGTCTTCTTCCAGTTCCGGCTTGGACTTCTTGGAGGTGACGGTGCCGTCGAACTTGCCTTGGGTGGAGTCGTACTTCAGCAGGTAGGCGAGGTTGTCGGCCGGCACGATGTCGCCCACGGCGACAACGTTGAAGGTGGTGCCGAGGTGGCCCTGCTCGACGAGAGCGCGGAAGACGAGGCGGCCGATGCGCCCGAACCCGTTGATGGCGATGGTGGTCATGATGGTAGGTCGTGTGCCTGGCGGATTTCGCCGCCCGGGGGCGGGATGATGCACGCGCTCCCGTGCCCGTCAATGGCCCGGTAAGTCACGAAAAAAGCAGCAGCCATCGTGCCCGCGGAGCCTCCGGCGGGCGAGCGACCCACGTTCTCGCATCATCTGCCGCAATTTCCGCGTGCTGGGAGCGACCGCAACTGGCTTATCGCATTCCCCCTTTCACTCCGGTCGCAGCAAGGGAATCACCCGCCGCTGGGACTTCCGGTAGATCGTGAAATCCGAGTCGAGAGTGAACACCGTCGAACGCTCGTGAATTTCTGACATCCGCACTAGGCAAGCGTCGGCCAAGGACATCGGGACATTTCGATAGCGCTGCATCAGCTTCATGATGGCGTCCGCCTCGTCGTGAAGCCGGAACTCCGGAATCACGAGTCCCCGGGTCACAAGTTGGAGCAAGGGGTCCGGAGAAATGCCGCCCCGGCGCAAGAGGAACAGGGACTCGGCGACCACCGCCTCGCAGGTCAGCAAAGGCTCATGGAGACCGGCGAAGCAGGTTTTCGCCCAAGCATGGTGCTGATCATCGCGATCCAGATAAGCCACGAGCGGCCCGGTATCTACCAGGATCGCATTCACTCTCCGAAGCCCTTGAGATGCTCTGGATTCGAAGCGAGGTCGCCGATGCCGCTCCCTCCGGAGCCACAGAGATCCGCGCTTTGGTCCAGCAGGCTGGGCCGGCTCTCGCTCGCCAAAGCCTCCAGCTTTTCCTCCAAAGCCTCCCGAAAAAGGGCGGAGCGGCTGGTCTGCTGAGCCCGCGCCGTCGCCTCCAGCCGTGAGGCGAGGT
This window encodes:
- a CDS encoding alpha/beta hydrolase fold domain-containing protein, with the translated sequence MRWLFFLLLTPAAFAQADPFASIDANKDGKLSRSEVPEQIRPQFPLVDTNGDGFVTRAEFMKAVSGQAGLGPATGGEVEHLKDIDYAGSGNPRQKLDLLLPKDRKAKKRPMIVFVHGGGWQSGRKEDGLDVIRAVTATGDYAAATINYRLSQEAKWPAQIHDCKAAIRFLRAKADEYGIDASHIGVVGMSAGGHLVSLLGTGNDDAGLEGGVGAFAKVSSRVQCVVNFFGPTDFFTDYLPNPTPEKADGRRMVVQLLGRDEAEARRNAKAASPASWVTKDDAPFFTAHGTKDTLVPFTQATTIHTALEKAGVESHLVAMQGAGHGFASPELNRRIRLFLDMHLRGMPAEISSEPIRIR
- the gap gene encoding type I glyceraldehyde-3-phosphate dehydrogenase, producing the protein MTTIAINGFGRIGRLVFRALVEQGHLGTTFNVVAVGDIVPADNLAYLLKYDSTQGKFDGTVTSKKSKPELEEDDVLVVNGHEIKVVSARTPDGLPWKELGVEVVIESTGLFTAADKARGHITAGAKKVIISAPAQGEDGTFVQGVNDELYDPANHHIISNASCTTNCLAPIVHVLLKEGFGIEEGLMTTIHSYTATQKTVDGPSKKDWKGGRSAAINIIPSTTGAAKAVALVCPAVKGKLTGMSFRVPTPTVSVVDLTVKTTKATSLTEIKAALKTASETYLKGILAYTEDEVVSTDFIHDKHSSIFDAGSSIELNPTFFKLVAWYDNEWGYSNRVIDLLFDVVKKGI
- a CDS encoding type II toxin-antitoxin system VapC family toxin, whose protein sequence is MNAILVDTGPLVAYLDRDDQHHAWAKTCFAGLHEPLLTCEAVVAESLFLLRRGGISPDPLLQLVTRGLVIPEFRLHDEADAIMKLMQRYRNVPMSLADACLVRMSEIHERSTVFTLDSDFTIYRKSQRRVIPLLRPE
- a CDS encoding ribbon-helix-helix domain-containing protein, whose protein sequence is MTTISLKIPDDLASRLEATARAQQTSRSALFREALEEKLEALASESRPSLLDQSADLCGSGGSGIGDLASNPEHLKGFGE